One stretch of Actinacidiphila sp. DG2A-62 DNA includes these proteins:
- a CDS encoding DUF2630 family protein, which yields MVADEKILRDLLAQGGIDGGTERERLATLERELDQCWDLLRQRRALTEAGEDPGAARVRPSSTVEGYRS from the coding sequence ATGGTCGCCGACGAGAAGATCCTGCGCGACCTGCTCGCCCAGGGCGGCATCGACGGCGGGACCGAACGCGAGCGGCTCGCCACCCTGGAACGCGAGCTGGACCAGTGCTGGGACCTGCTGCGCCAGCGCCGCGCGCTCACCGAGGCGGGTGAGGACCCCGGCGCCGCCCGCGTGCGCCCCTCCTCCACCGTCGAGGGCTACCGGTCGTGA
- a CDS encoding MerR family transcriptional regulator: MDDKAPGAREYRVEELARAAGIPVRTLRFYRERRLLPPPRRDGRIAWYSEDHLARLRTIAALLDRGHTLGGIADLIAAWEKGRTLDGVAELLGLESALTTPWSDETPVRLTPQELADYFGADVSPENLTSALEIGYIAVDGENVIHISRRLLDASAALVREGVPLSAVLDAGRQVRAHVDAIADLFTQVVKTHVLGPGAASGVPTESGASSALGPAGAPAASAEEGADATAAPTGGTGAAPDIAGISQSLQRLRPLAKNIVEAEMSLAMDRRVRAEIDAWMREGAPPGAAAGRGDTPRGGESEGDGLERGSTQGSGDA; the protein is encoded by the coding sequence CGGGCAGCCGGCATCCCTGTCAGGACGCTGCGTTTCTACCGGGAGCGCCGTCTGCTGCCGCCGCCGCGCCGGGACGGCCGGATCGCGTGGTACTCCGAGGACCACCTGGCGCGGCTGCGCACCATCGCCGCGCTCCTGGACCGCGGCCACACCCTGGGGGGCATCGCCGACCTCATCGCCGCGTGGGAGAAGGGGCGCACGCTGGACGGCGTCGCCGAGCTCCTGGGGCTGGAGAGCGCCCTCACGACGCCATGGTCCGACGAGACGCCGGTAAGGCTCACCCCCCAGGAGCTCGCCGATTACTTCGGCGCCGACGTCAGCCCCGAGAACCTCACCTCCGCCCTGGAGATCGGCTACATCGCGGTCGACGGCGAGAACGTCATCCACATCAGCCGGCGCCTCCTGGACGCCTCGGCCGCGCTCGTACGCGAAGGGGTGCCGCTGTCGGCGGTGCTCGACGCGGGCCGCCAGGTCAGGGCCCACGTCGACGCGATCGCCGACCTGTTCACCCAGGTGGTCAAGACGCACGTGCTCGGTCCGGGGGCCGCGTCCGGCGTTCCCACGGAGTCCGGAGCCTCCAGCGCGCTCGGCCCGGCCGGTGCTCCCGCCGCGTCCGCCGAGGAGGGCGCGGACGCCACGGCGGCGCCCACGGGCGGCACCGGCGCCGCTCCCGACATCGCCGGGATCTCGCAGTCCCTGCAACGGCTGCGCCCCCTGGCGAAGAACATCGTCGAGGCGGAGATGTCCCTCGCCATGGACCGCCGCGTCCGCGCCGAGATCGACGCGTGGATGCGCGAAGGCGCGCCCCCAGGGGCCGCGGCCGGCCGGGGCGACACCCCCAGGGGCGGCGAGAGCGAGGGCGACGGCCTGGAGCGCGGCTCGACCCAGGGCTCCGGCGACGCCTGA
- a CDS encoding GNAT family N-acetyltransferase, with protein MSGDSPVTVTDDPQARRYEARVAGSLAGVLAYMRTPDLIALVHTEVDEAYEGQGVGSALARAALDEAREQSTRVVVICPFVERWLTRHPEYGDLRYEPASKVTD; from the coding sequence GTGAGCGGGGACAGCCCCGTCACCGTCACCGACGACCCGCAGGCGCGGCGCTACGAAGCCCGTGTCGCCGGCAGCCTCGCCGGCGTGCTCGCTTATATGCGCACGCCCGACCTGATCGCCCTGGTGCACACCGAGGTCGACGAGGCGTACGAGGGCCAGGGCGTCGGCTCCGCCCTGGCGCGGGCCGCCCTGGACGAGGCGCGTGAGCAGTCGACGCGGGTGGTGGTGATCTGCCCGTTCGTGGAACGCTGGCTCACCCGGCACCCGGAGTACGGCGACCTGCGCTACGAACCCGCGAGCAAGGTCACCGACTGA
- a CDS encoding methylated-DNA--[protein]-cysteine S-methyltransferase has translation MTTSVHTVLDSPCGPLTLVAREERLAGLYMTEHRHQPAQETFGPRVAADDLPVLKDAARQLEAYFAGDLTDFDIDVAVTGTPFQQRVWAALRDIPYGETVSYGELARALGQPTASRAVGLANGRNPVSIIVPCHRVVGADGSLTGYGGGLERKRWLLGFESSSRQPTLI, from the coding sequence ATGACGACCAGTGTCCACACCGTCCTCGACAGCCCCTGCGGCCCGCTGACCCTGGTCGCGCGCGAGGAGCGGCTGGCCGGACTGTACATGACCGAGCACCGCCACCAGCCGGCCCAGGAGACGTTCGGCCCGCGCGTGGCCGCCGACGACCTGCCGGTGCTCAAGGACGCGGCGCGCCAACTGGAGGCGTACTTCGCGGGTGACCTCACCGACTTCGACATCGACGTCGCGGTCACCGGCACGCCCTTCCAGCAGCGCGTCTGGGCGGCCCTGCGCGACATCCCCTACGGCGAGACCGTCTCCTACGGAGAACTCGCACGCGCCCTGGGCCAGCCGACCGCCTCGCGCGCCGTCGGCCTGGCCAACGGCCGCAACCCGGTCAGCATCATCGTCCCCTGCCACCGCGTGGTCGGCGCCGACGGCAGCCTCACCGGCTACGGCGGCGGCCTGGAGCGCAAGCGCTGGCTCCTCGGCTTCGAGAGCAGCAGCCGGCAGCCCACCCTCATCTGA